A genomic region of Ammospiza nelsoni isolate bAmmNel1 chromosome 3, bAmmNel1.pri, whole genome shotgun sequence contains the following coding sequences:
- the OLIG3 gene encoding oligodendrocyte transcription factor 3, with product MNSDSSSVSSRASSPDMDEMYLRDHHHHHHHHHHQDSRLNSVSSTQNDLVQKMSGEGLTRNGSKAGGEGSKYKIKKQLSEQDLQQLRLKINGRERKRMHDLNLAMDGLREVMPYAHGPSVRKLSKIATLLLARNYILMLTSSLEEMKRLVGEIYGGHHSAFHCGTVGHSAGHPPHAAGTVHQVHPILGGALSSANTSSSLSASLPAIGTIRPPHSLLKTPSTPPALQLGSGFQHWAGLPCPCTICQMPPPPHLSALTASNMARISGDSKDLLK from the coding sequence ATGAATTCTGACTCCAGCTCTGTCTCCAGCAGAGCTTCCTCGCCAGACATGGATGAGATGTACCTGAGAgaccatcaccaccaccaccaccatcaccaccaccaaGACAGCCGGCTCAACTCGGTCTCCTCCACTCAGAACGATCTGGTGCAGAAGATGTCTGGGGAAGGCCTCACCAGGAACGGTTCCAAGGCCGGAGGGGAAGGCAGCAAGTACAAAATCAAGAAGCAGCTTTCGGAGCAGGACCTGCAGCAGCTGCGGCTGAAGATCAATGGCCGGGAGCGAAAGAGGATGCACGACCTCAACCTGGCTATGGACGGGCTGCGGGAGGTGATGCCCTACGCTCACGGACCTTCTGTGAGAAAACTCTCCAAAATCGCCACCCTCCTGCTAGCCAGAAACTATATCCTGATGCTCACCAGCTCCCTGGAGGAGATGAAGAGGCTAGTTGGGGAAATCTACGGGGGACACCACTCGGCCTTTCACTGCGGCACGGTGGGACACTCCGCCGGGCACCCGCCCCACGCCGCCGGCACCGTGCACCAGGTGCATCCCATCCTCGGCGGCGCCCTGTCCTCCGCCAacacctcctcctccctgtccGCCTCCCTGCCGGCCATCGGCACCATCCGGCCCCCGCACTCCCTGCTCAAGACGCCCTCGACACCCCCCGCCCTGCAGCTCGGCAGCGGCTTCCAGCACTGGGCGGGCTTGCCGTGCCCCTGCACCATCTGCCAGATGCCGCCCCCGCCCCACCTCTCGGCCCTCACCGCCTCCAACATGGCCAGGATCTCGGGGGACTCCAAGGACCTCCTCAAGTGA